The genomic window GATATTAGGTAAATTAGGTTCATGATGTTTCATAACCACCATCCTTCCGCAATTCCAAAGGACTGCCCATATAGTATTGATGACTTGACTTTCAagaatgaagttttttttttttttaaaaaaaaaaatatgaaaaaatgttTACCGGTGTTTTGAGATACtagttaaataaattaaatataataatattattttgaaatttctgtggttaatatttttaaagtataaaaacatttgacaaaaaattgtgttatttttatgtatttatccctacaattaatattaataaaatagagaaatacACTACATTTTCCAATTAGGCCTAAAGTATGAGtatttttgcataaaaaaaatattaatacaaattgaattttaaaatggtcttatatttgtaaaaaaaaaaggtcttaTATTAAAGaacaaaaagtttgaaaatgaTCTAATGATTACGGACAAATATACTGCTATATGTATTGTATTCCAATCCATCTAGGAAAAAGAATACAAGGATGTCACCATATATTCCTAAGCAaagtatatttttaattgaCGGTGAGAATTgtgataacatttttttttttattcacaaGACTCAAACTTAAGTTATTGATTAAGAATTTCAAGTGTAGTACGACTTTACAAAGAATTTGGTCTTTCTTTCCCCTTTACAAAATTATACAATATAAGGTTAAATATAACCTCAACATACCTATTCATAGTAAcattcatgaattttcttcataaaatgattaataatttatcaaaaagaaaccaatatattttattttattttaaaaaaacttaatatccGATTCTAGAACCGACTAATTCGAAGGAACTAATTTCACTATCCACTTGTGGGGGTCTCATTTAAagccagattttttttttttttactttgtatgGACCAACCCAACTTTGAGAGAAATATACTCCAAGAACTCAAGCCAACACCAGAAAAGAAACCGAATAAGGTTTCTCTTTGTTTATAAATGAGTTCATTTAACCATTAACTCCAATAAATGGTAGCTAACTGCTTTCGTTGGTAcaaattcattgttttttaatCTGAAAATATGTTCATAGCATCAAAcaattaattcaaaatataagtgtgaaATAAATAAGTCTCAATTAATTGAACAATAATACTGACATTCACAGACAGCCCTCTACCTTATATCACATGGCTTATCAGTACCACCTTTTATTAAATGGAAAgcatattatataattttgtttttttgttattatactTATTATACAtcaaacaaaaaactaaaaaaaaaaaaaaaagcattggATACTATTGAAAGAATTTCCCAATTTCAAATTATGAGGTAGGCAAATCTGAGAtctccaaataattttttaatggaatgaaaattatttaaacCAAAACgcgacaaaaaataaaaacaatactAAATCTGTTATTTTCTAATTAAATAATTCAATTTCCGTGTGCCCCATTCTATGGctttattttttagtatttttcaaTCATACTaaacatgaaaatgaaaatgaaacagtttaaattttttttgtttttttttatcatattagtGGGACCATGTTAATTATCAGCGCTAAAAAGCAGAACAatgagaaaaggaaaaaaaataaaaaaaatttctgaatcttcttcttcttcttcatcttttcttCTAAAGCTTTTCTTCATCATTTCCATGGTGGTTTAGggtttctctctctttctctgcGTCTCTTTCAGTTCTTCACCTTGATTGCTTCTTCTGTGCTGTGGATTTCATACGCTAAATTACCGACAGTTTCAATGTACTACTGCTTCTTCCAATTTCTATTACTTGCAGGTACGGTTTTGGATCACACTCTGAACTTGTTTCGTGTTTATATGATAAAGAAGTGTTTGTTGTTAATTCATATATGAACTGTAGATTGTAATCTGTTATTCATGTTTCAACTTTTTCTTGTTTTGGAACTTCACTTTTGGGGAAGAAGCTGCTATTTCATGGAAGAACAAACAGCACAAGGAATCTTCATTTTTGTTATGGATCTGTAAAATGTTGTTGTGAATATGAACAACGAGAACTTGCTTACAAGTTTGGTTTGTTTGAGATTTGATCTGATTTTGTGATTTaatcagtttttttatttttgttattttttgtgtttttcaggaTTGTATTTTGTTGTGCCCTATCCAGATCAATGTTTTGCTCAGTTATGAAAATcctgatatttttttttccttgaattTTTATCATAGTTACCATTCTTTGGTTTATCAAAGGAATGAATAGTTAAATTATTGTATTGTATGAGATGGATTGACTTGTATTCATATTTTCACATTAATTTCAGTTTATGTCAATCTGTTAGAacttaaaatagaaaatatcaGTTGTAATGACTGATTTTGGAGTGTTTTTCTTACAgttttgatgatttatttttgtttattattgatttttgtcGATTTGCGCCCTTCCCTGTTTTAATTTGCTTAGTTTACAGTTTTCATATTTCCTTTTGGTTTTTTCTGATGCATTCAATTATTGACCATTATCAGGTTGTTATGTCACATAGATGGTAAAGAAAGGGATGCACCGTTCAGACTTCAGATTTGATTTCAATAAAGGATTGGTTTGACTTATGAAAGTTGGATTGCGGATTCAATTATGTTTGCATGTGAAATGAACCACAATAGACTTTTGGGTTGAGTGTTGACTTGTTTCTGTTACTCCTACCACGCCAAATTTAGTGGAGAAATTTAATTTATCACTAATGGGATCATTCTCGGGTACTTGTGAAATTGTTGAAGCAAGGGAAGACCTAAATACAGCGAAAGATGTAGGGATATATCAGTCCAGTTCTGGATATAGTGTGTCTGAGAAAAATCAGAAGCTTCCTGCGCTGAAACTGGGATACAAGGATAATCTAGATAATGATATTAATAAGCTGTTTGAATCAATTACTCTCAAGTCTTCATCAAGGGATTTGAGCTTTCTACCAGATGGAACAAGTCCTAATATGAGAAGTGCATTAAAAAAGCCAATGACAGTGCCTCGATCCCCACGAGTTGGGATTTCTGAGCCGGTGACTTTGAAGCAGGCATTAAGAGACCTATGTATATCTAAGGCATCGGAAATGGCTGCTATGAAAAGGTTATCAAAGTCAGCAGCTTCTCCGAGAATATCAGAGGCCGGGAAGATACAAACATTGTACAATTCAGTTGTCACTGATGCTAGAAGATCCGGGCCTTCTAATGTTGAGAGTAAAGGGAGTTCAACTGAAATATCTCTGGTGCTAGAAGAAGACAAGTCACTTGTCTTGAATAAAGAATCTCCGCCTCATCAAACTTCCAAAAGCACACCATTGAGCCAAAATGCTCATTCTTCCAAAACCGCAGTTGCAACTACACAAAATGATTCAGGGGCTTCATTGATGCAAAGTGATTCGGAATGTTCGACAAGTAAAGCCGGGGCTTCAGCCCAACCATCAGAACCTACTCAAATAGAAAATCAAATGTCTGCTTCCTCTCCATCTTGTTGTAACACCGATGGAAGTAAAGTAGAGTTGCCTGAAAAAGATTCTTCACCTAAAAAGTTAGGAAATAAAGCATCTATGTCGAAGAATGTGCGGAAAGGTATGGTACaaacaatatcttcctcttcaGTGAATGGCAATAGAGTGTGCAAACTTTCGCGCAATAGCCCCCGAACAGTAAAATCCGTCATAAAAACCAAGAGTTTGGGTAAGAAGAAACTAAAGCAGGGCTCTGATGCTGCTTTACATGTTCCTCCATCCAATGAGGAAAATAACAACCCAGTTCTCACTGCAACTCCACTTGTTTGTGAGAGATGTTGGTGTGAAATCGAAAATACAAATAAAGAAAGCAGCAAAGGTATTATATCATTAGGCACCCCAAGCCCTGCAGATGGAATAAACTTGAAAAGTGTACTCTCTGGGCCAGCATCAAATGGTTGTAATAGAGGCATAGAAGTTGCAAAAGTGAAAAAGAATACCAGATTGAAAGAGCAGCTTGAATTTTCACAAAGTTCAAAGAGTAGCCAAGGTGACTACAGTAGTAGTACAAGTACCAGTGACGAGAGTAATATCAGTGGTTCTAGCTGTGGCAATAGGCCTCACATGTCGAAGGACTTTAGATGGCAAGCTATACGAGATGCTCAAATGCAGCATGGCGTCCTGGGCTTGAGACActtcaatcttttgaagaaacTTGGTTGTGGAGACATTGGTACTGTATATCTTTCTGAACTAATTGGCCAAAATTGTTTGTTTGCTATTAAAGTAATGGACAATGAATTTTTGGCAAGAAGGAAGAAGATGCCTAGGGCTCAAACTGAAAGGGAAATATTACGAATGCTGGATCATCCTTTTCTTCCAACACTATATGCACAGTTTACATCAGAAAATCTGTCATGTCTGGTCATGGAGTATTGTCCTGGAGGAGATCTTCATGTTCTACGTCAGAAACAGCTTGGTAGATGTTTTTCAGAGCCAGCAGCAAGGTACAAAACTAAGAGCTACTGTTCAGTAAATATATTAagattttgttttccttttggtCACAGGTTACATCATTTGTTTAATTTACATAGTTGCCGATATATGCTTGTGCTCATTCTCATCAATCATAATTTGTCGTGTATTTCTGGCATAGCCAGTGCACTTGAtatagatttttattttgatatgttTATAGGTGAACATGTTGCATTGCTGCACAATATATAATACGAGTCCGAGTTATAAAATGTTGCATATATATGTTTGTGCATGCTTGCACACTTTGCAGCTTGTATTGGTTGAAAATGTGTTTGCTGTTCTCCCTCAACCAATCACACTTTAATGTTGATTCATGATTCTGTTGTGAAGTAGCCACTCACTGTTTCTGGATAGATATTCCTCTATCCTATAAATGCTGAGCTAAATTTTTAAGGTTATTGCTCAAACTTAAGGTTTGAGAATGGTTTGTATATAAACTCATGGACCAACGGGTTATGGCTCCACCACACTTTTGGTGGGCAATAATGGGCAATATAGATACCATTTTATTGAAGACAGACAAAGTGGTCCAATAACATAGCGCAACTGCAGAGTTAGTTGCAATTAAGACAGATTTTCCAACATGTGTATATATCTTTGTATGATTCTGAAATTTTCCTAGGAGAAGCAATTGTTTGTTTATCTTAATGTTATATCTGATTCGATGTCTACTTAATTTGTCTGTGTAAATAAAACAATTGCTCTATCTTTTTTATGATCAAGATTAAGCaagtttaaaatttttaaatagtttttgaAGTAAAATCTACTAATACAATGTTGTTCACTTTATGTGCATTGCACTGGTGTGATATTAGTCTTGATTAATTATAGTTTCCCTTATATGTGCTATTGCGCATGCAATTTTTCAACGATATATCGCGCCACTTGCAAACTGTTTAGTAGTTATCAACTTGCAAATTGCTTTGATAGTAAACGtaattgaatgatttttttgatCTGCAATTTTTCGTTAGTGTAAGCCAAACCTTGTATTCTACATGAAAACACATTAGaatgtgattttttattcaCCAGATAACCTTGTACTTGCAGGTTTTACGTAGCTGAAGTCCTTCTTGCTTTGGAGTACTTGCACATGCTTGGAGTTGTTTACCGTGATTTGAAACCAGAAAACATTCTTGTTCGAGAAGACGGTCACATTATGCTCACAGATTTTGACCTTTCACTCAGGTGTGACGTTAGCCCAACACTTCTGAAATCATCTGATATAGATCCTGCCAAGGTTTCTGGTACATGCACAAAGTCAAGCTGCATCGAGCCATTCTGCATTGAACCATCTTGTCAAGTTGCATGCTTCAGTCCTAGATTCTTACCACCTGCGGCAAAAGCAAGGAAACTAAAAGCTGATCTTGCTGCTTATATCAGATCATTGCCGCAGCTTGTGGCAGAGCCCACGGATGCAAGATCAAATTCCTTTGTTGGTACGCATGAATACCTAGCACCTGAGATCATCAAAGGAGAGGGACATGGAGC from Trifolium pratense cultivar HEN17-A07 linkage group LG1, ARS_RC_1.1, whole genome shotgun sequence includes these protein-coding regions:
- the LOC123924445 gene encoding serine/threonine-protein kinase D6PKL1-like is translated as MGSFSGTCEIVEAREDLNTAKDVGIYQSSSGYSVSEKNQKLPALKLGYKDNLDNDINKLFESITLKSSSRDLSFLPDGTSPNMRSALKKPMTVPRSPRVGISEPVTLKQALRDLCISKASEMAAMKRLSKSAASPRISEAGKIQTLYNSVVTDARRSGPSNVESKGSSTEISLVLEEDKSLVLNKESPPHQTSKSTPLSQNAHSSKTAVATTQNDSGASLMQSDSECSTSKAGASAQPSEPTQIENQMSASSPSCCNTDGSKVELPEKDSSPKKLGNKASMSKNVRKGMVQTISSSSVNGNRVCKLSRNSPRTVKSVIKTKSLGKKKLKQGSDAALHVPPSNEENNNPVLTATPLVCERCWCEIENTNKESSKGIISLGTPSPADGINLKSVLSGPASNGCNRGIEVAKVKKNTRLKEQLEFSQSSKSSQGDYSSSTSTSDESNISGSSCGNRPHMSKDFRWQAIRDAQMQHGVLGLRHFNLLKKLGCGDIGTVYLSELIGQNCLFAIKVMDNEFLARRKKMPRAQTEREILRMLDHPFLPTLYAQFTSENLSCLVMEYCPGGDLHVLRQKQLGRCFSEPAARFYVAEVLLALEYLHMLGVVYRDLKPENILVREDGHIMLTDFDLSLRCDVSPTLLKSSDIDPAKVSGTCTKSSCIEPFCIEPSCQVACFSPRFLPPAAKARKLKADLAAYIRSLPQLVAEPTDARSNSFVGTHEYLAPEIIKGEGHGAAVDWWTFGVFLYELLYGRTPFKGSNNEETLANVVLQNLRFPDSPFVSFQARDLIKGLLVKEPENRLGTEKGAAEIKQHPFFEGLNWALIRCAIPPELPDLCEFELGLSDMIAQSQSKDGKFLECTTTGEQVEFELF